Proteins encoded within one genomic window of Oscillospiraceae bacterium:
- a CDS encoding thymidylate kinase: MPCLLNKGKLIVIDGVDGSGKQTQSLLLTKALEERKINVKKIEFPCYDDDSSALIKMYLKGDFGSSADDVNPYAASTFYAVDRFASYKKDWGTFYNDGGIIVADRYVTSNAIHQASKLSGKDRDDYFSWLEDFEYVKIGLPRPDLVIFLDMHPEYTKKLIEKRYEGDMSKKDLHEKDEEYTMRCYNGAVYACEKFGWCHIKCAENGIIKSIDEIHSQVLEKVLNILE; encoded by the coding sequence ATGCCCTGTCTTTTGAATAAAGGAAAACTTATTGTAATTGACGGAGTTGACGGCTCCGGAAAGCAAACTCAAAGCCTTCTTTTAACAAAGGCATTGGAAGAACGAAAAATAAATGTCAAAAAAATTGAATTTCCCTGCTATGACGATGATTCAAGCGCACTTATAAAAATGTATCTCAAGGGTGATTTCGGAAGCTCTGCTGACGATGTTAATCCTTACGCAGCTTCTACCTTTTATGCGGTTGACCGTTTTGCTTCCTATAAAAAGGATTGGGGTACTTTTTATAATGACGGCGGAATAATAGTTGCTGACAGATATGTTACCAGCAACGCAATTCATCAGGCTTCAAAGCTTTCGGGTAAAGACAGAGATGACTATTTTTCCTGGCTTGAAGATTTTGAATATGTAAAAATAGGACTTCCCCGTCCCGATTTAGTTATTTTCCTTGATATGCACCCCGAATACACAAAAAAGCTTATCGAAAAGCGTTACGAGGGTGATATGAGCAAAAAGGACCTTCACGAAAAAGACGAGGAATATACCATGCGTTGTTATAACGGCGCTGTTTATGCCTGTGAAAAATTCGGTTGGTGCCATATAAAATGTGCTGAAAACGGCATAATAAAATCAATAGATGAAATTCACAGTCAGGTGCTTGAAAAAGTTTTGAATATTTTGGAGTGA
- a CDS encoding 5-formyltetrahydrofolate cyclo-ligase, producing the protein MKKELRDKYKNLRCRPSKREEDEKIFFHLKSFLSKEVPSGVLIYVSSPAETDTHSIINWLLEKGICVAVPKCVGKDMIFCKIESLEELTQGYMGIYEPKDLDKKVDTSLYSICVVPALSVALNGTRLGYGGGFYDRFLASYKGTKLSVCPDCCICDNLPTEKHDVKMDLYITQSGVKKVV; encoded by the coding sequence ATGAAAAAAGAGCTTCGAGATAAATACAAAAATTTAAGATGCCGTCCTTCTAAAAGAGAAGAGGACGAAAAAATCTTTTTTCATTTGAAAAGCTTTTTAAGCAAAGAAGTCCCTTCAGGTGTTCTTATTTATGTTTCCTCCCCTGCCGAAACAGATACGCATTCTATAATCAACTGGCTTTTGGAAAAAGGAATTTGTGTAGCAGTGCCCAAATGCGTTGGCAAGGATATGATTTTTTGCAAAATTGAAAGTCTTGAAGAGCTCACTCAGGGATATATGGGAATATACGAGCCCAAAGACCTTGACAAAAAGGTTGATACCTCCCTTTATTCAATATGCGTTGTTCCTGCTTTAAGCGTAGCTCTAAACGGAACCCGCTTAGGCTACGGCGGCGGCTTTTATGACAGATTTTTAGCCTCATACAAAGGAACAAAGCTTTCTGTTTGTCCCGATTGTTGCATATGCGACAATCTGCCTACCGAAAAGCACGATGTTAAAATGGATTTATATATTACACAGTCCGGAGTGAAAAAAGTTGTCTAA
- a CDS encoding helix-turn-helix transcriptional regulator, which translates to MNYVKTSLQSTVEIKSVISFHYFEYCKKYSFKGEKHNFWEIVYADKGDINVIDANNEYKLTQGSLILHAPNVFHNVIASQTEGSNTIIFSFDSDSEILNSLAGKVIKISVAHKKILAKIVDEGINAFTPPYNDPNQKKLCKRDDISLGAEQLFKIYIEELIISLLRMQNSGDVISHGTSSAKSEELLAVKIEEYLKANVYSSLCFEDVCYRFSRSKTSVKTAFSKHTGKGVMEYYNLLKIEEAKKLIRNETLNFTEISNLLSFNSVHYFSRHFKKHTGMTPTQYLNSVKAMSRI; encoded by the coding sequence ATGAACTATGTGAAAACGTCCTTACAAAGCACAGTTGAAATTAAATCTGTAATAAGCTTTCATTATTTTGAATATTGTAAAAAATATTCCTTCAAGGGTGAAAAACATAATTTTTGGGAAATTGTATATGCAGACAAGGGCGACATCAACGTAATTGATGCAAACAATGAATACAAATTAACCCAAGGCAGCTTAATTTTACACGCTCCTAATGTTTTTCACAATGTAATTGCCAGTCAGACAGAGGGTTCAAACACTATAATTTTCTCCTTTGACTCTGACTCCGAAATTCTAAATTCCCTTGCGGGAAAGGTTATTAAAATTTCAGTTGCACACAAAAAAATACTTGCAAAAATAGTTGATGAAGGCATCAATGCTTTTACTCCCCCATATAATGACCCTAATCAAAAAAAGCTTTGCAAGCGTGATGATATAAGCTTAGGTGCTGAACAGCTTTTTAAAATATATATTGAAGAGCTTATTATATCTCTTTTGCGTATGCAAAACAGCGGTGATGTTATATCTCACGGCACTTCTTCAGCTAAATCAGAGGAGCTTTTAGCTGTTAAAATAGAGGAATATTTAAAGGCAAACGTATACTCCTCTCTTTGCTTTGAAGACGTATGCTACCGTTTTTCAAGAAGTAAAACCAGTGTAAAAACAGCTTTTTCAAAGCACACGGGAAAAGGCGTTATGGAATATTATAATCTTTTGAAAATTGAAGAAGCAAAAAAGCTTATACGTAACGAAACGCTTAATTTTACTGAGATTTCAAATCTGCTCTCCTTTAATTCGGTGCATTATTTTTCACGTCATTTTAAAAAACATACGGGAATGACTCCCACACAATACTTAAACTCTGTTAAAGCTATGAGCAGAATTTGA
- a CDS encoding GNAT family N-acetyltransferase translates to MDKKNQLKSLWKNSFSVTQSYTNLFFDYLYSDENVKFLERDGKIVSALYSLPYKMQAFSKPVKASYLCGVSTQQEYRGQGLVSTLIKDTLASLYNDGFELCALIPVSESLYSFYSRFDFAPVYKYKIIKKPKTQNSTLILKPMKNYQLCSDIHKKQLFSRGFSFELDANHFEFISKECLMFDELPLEIYDGDKFCGYIFYRDEDNIPLIREMLLENADEQDAINALCQLKNIEEVSLCSPCCASETEGLENMGMMRALNAVKLLEKIYFDNQHIEICDNIIKQNNGTYIFTKNGAVKTNKKAKNVINVCDIPSMICKNPYINMLLN, encoded by the coding sequence TTGGATAAAAAAAATCAGCTTAAAAGTCTTTGGAAAAACTCTTTTTCCGTAACTCAAAGCTATACCAATCTTTTCTTTGACTATCTTTATTCCGATGAAAATGTTAAGTTTTTAGAGCGTGATGGCAAAATAGTCAGCGCTTTATACTCTCTGCCCTATAAAATGCAAGCATTTTCAAAGCCTGTAAAAGCAAGCTATTTATGCGGCGTTTCAACACAGCAGGAGTACAGAGGTCAGGGACTTGTTTCAACCTTAATTAAGGATACTTTAGCTTCTCTTTATAATGACGGTTTTGAGCTTTGCGCCCTTATTCCCGTTTCCGAAAGTCTTTACAGCTTTTATTCAAGATTTGATTTTGCTCCCGTTTACAAATATAAAATTATAAAAAAACCTAAAACACAAAATTCAACTCTTATTTTAAAGCCTATGAAAAACTATCAGCTTTGTTCTGATATTCATAAAAAGCAGCTCTTTTCAAGAGGTTTTTCCTTTGAGCTTGATGCTAATCATTTTGAATTTATATCAAAGGAATGTTTAATGTTTGATGAGCTTCCCTTGGAAATTTATGACGGCGACAAATTTTGCGGATATATTTTCTATAGGGATGAAGATAATATTCCTTTAATAAGAGAAATGCTTTTAGAAAATGCAGACGAGCAGGATGCAATCAATGCTCTTTGCCAGCTAAAAAACATTGAAGAGGTATCTCTTTGCTCTCCCTGTTGCGCTTCAGAAACGGAAGGGCTTGAAAATATGGGTATGATGCGTGCTTTAAATGCCGTAAAGCTTTTAGAAAAAATATATTTTGATAATCAACATATTGAAATTTGCGATAATATAATCAAACAAAATAACGGTACCTATATATTTACAAAAAACGGTGCTGTAAAAACTAACAAAAAAGCAAAAAACGTTATAAACGTGTGCGATATTCCTTCAATGATATGCAAAAACCCCTATATAAATATGTTATTAAACTAA
- a CDS encoding RNA-binding transcriptional accessory protein produces the protein MDILKALQTEFNLRPQQVENTVKLIDEGNTIPFIARYRKEVTGSLDDTVLRDLYDRLKYLRSLDQRRQEVASSIEEQGFMTEELAQKLEKAVTLAEIEDIYRPFKPKRRTRATVAKEKGLEPLALKIYAQDELKLSPLEMAEEFINPDLQVETAEDALAGALDIIAEMISDNADYRKEIRRKTFLSGTVKTKATKEEDSVYSQYYDYEEPVRTCAPHRILAINRGENEEFLSVSISCDEGANVAYLKSKVITNELSSCTQELENTVIDAYKRLIFPSIEREIRNDLTEKASEQAIKMFALNLKNLIMQPPLKGKVVLGLDPAYRTGCKLAVVDETGKVLETSVIYPTPPQSKIEEANKKVTDMILRHDIDVIAIGNGTASKESEIFVANLIKTLSKPVSYIVVSESGASVYSASKLGAEEFPEYDVSLRSAVSIARRLQDPLAELVKIDPRSIGVGQYQHDIKGARLSESLAGVVENCVNNVGVDVNTASYSLLSYVAGINSAIAKNIVAYREENGKFTSRKQLLKVKKLGEKAFLQCAGFLRIPDSDNVLDNTAVHPESYEAAKSVISELSIDLASGNLSALENADIPSLAEKCQVGIPTMTDIVEEMKKPGRDIRDSLPPVVLRSDILDMKDLTEGMVLTGTVRNVIDFGAFVDIGVHQDGLVHISEIADRYIKHPSDVLSVGDIVSVRVLSVDLNKKRISLSLKMPKEGKTLV, from the coding sequence ATGGATATTTTAAAAGCTCTGCAAACTGAATTTAATTTGCGTCCACAGCAAGTGGAAAACACCGTTAAGCTTATTGACGAAGGCAATACTATTCCTTTTATTGCCCGTTACCGTAAGGAAGTTACAGGCTCCCTTGACGATACTGTACTGCGTGACCTTTATGACAGACTCAAATATTTAAGAAGCCTTGACCAACGTCGTCAAGAGGTTGCCTCTTCCATTGAAGAGCAAGGCTTTATGACAGAGGAGCTTGCTCAAAAGCTTGAAAAAGCTGTTACCTTAGCAGAAATTGAAGATATTTACAGACCCTTTAAGCCAAAAAGAAGAACAAGGGCAACTGTTGCAAAGGAAAAAGGACTTGAGCCTCTTGCTCTTAAAATTTATGCTCAGGATGAATTGAAGCTTTCGCCTTTAGAAATGGCTGAAGAATTTATCAATCCCGATTTACAGGTAGAAACAGCCGAAGATGCTTTGGCGGGCGCTCTTGATATAATTGCGGAAATGATTTCCGACAATGCCGACTACAGAAAAGAAATCCGCCGCAAAACCTTTTTAAGCGGTACTGTTAAAACAAAGGCAACAAAAGAAGAGGACAGCGTATACAGCCAATATTACGATTATGAAGAGCCTGTACGCACCTGTGCACCTCATAGAATTCTTGCAATCAACAGAGGTGAGAACGAGGAGTTTCTCAGCGTAAGTATAAGCTGTGATGAGGGCGCAAATGTAGCCTATCTTAAATCTAAGGTAATTACAAACGAGCTTTCCTCCTGTACGCAGGAGCTTGAAAATACCGTTATTGATGCTTATAAAAGGCTTATTTTCCCTTCCATTGAAAGAGAGATAAGAAATGACCTTACAGAAAAAGCTTCTGAACAGGCAATTAAAATGTTTGCTCTCAATCTTAAAAATCTTATTATGCAGCCGCCTCTTAAGGGAAAGGTTGTCTTAGGACTTGACCCTGCATACAGAACAGGCTGTAAGCTTGCTGTTGTTGACGAAACAGGCAAGGTGCTTGAAACCTCAGTTATATATCCCACTCCCCCTCAATCAAAAATTGAAGAGGCAAACAAAAAGGTTACCGATATGATATTGCGCCACGACATTGACGTAATTGCCATAGGTAACGGTACAGCTTCAAAGGAAAGTGAAATTTTTGTTGCTAACCTTATAAAAACACTTTCGAAGCCTGTTTCTTATATTGTGGTTTCCGAGTCAGGTGCTTCCGTTTATTCCGCTTCAAAATTGGGCGCTGAAGAGTTCCCCGAATATGACGTTTCTTTAAGAAGCGCCGTTTCAATAGCAAGAAGACTTCAGGACCCCTTGGCAGAGCTTGTTAAAATTGACCCACGTTCAATAGGCGTAGGTCAGTATCAGCACGATATTAAAGGTGCACGTCTTTCCGAATCTCTTGCAGGAGTTGTAGAAAACTGTGTTAACAACGTAGGTGTTGACGTAAATACAGCAAGCTATTCTCTCTTATCGTATGTAGCGGGAATAAATTCCGCTATTGCCAAAAACATAGTTGCTTACAGAGAAGAAAACGGAAAATTCACATCAAGAAAACAGCTTTTAAAGGTTAAGAAATTAGGCGAAAAGGCATTTTTGCAGTGCGCAGGCTTTTTACGTATTCCCGACAGCGACAACGTGCTTGACAACACAGCAGTTCACCCCGAATCATATGAAGCTGCAAAAAGTGTAATATCCGAATTGTCAATAGACCTTGCTTCAGGAAACCTTTCGGCACTTGAAAATGCAGATATCCCCTCTCTTGCCGAAAAATGTCAGGTAGGTATTCCCACCATGACAGATATTGTAGAAGAAATGAAAAAGCCGGGCCGTGATATACGTGACAGCTTACCTCCTGTTGTTCTTCGTTCCGATATATTGGATATGAAGGATTTAACCGAGGGTATGGTTTTGACGGGAACTGTTAGAAACGTTATTGATTTCGGCGCTTTCGTTGATATCGGCGTTCATCAGGACGGCCTTGTTCACATTTCCGAAATTGCCGACAGATATATAAAGCATCCGTCAGACGTTCTTTCCGTAGGCGATATTGTAAGCGTAAGAGTCCTTTCGGTCGATTTGAACAAAAAACGTATCTCTCTTTCCCTCAAAATGCCGAAAGAAGGGAAAACCTTAGTCTAA
- a CDS encoding GGGtGRT protein, whose translation MANFEGKERRMAQIDKALAEYGFSSLEDAKALCDSKGIDVDSIVRNVQPIAFDNAVWAYTLGCAIALKKGIKTASEAAEAIGLGLQAFCIPGSVAQTRNVGLGHGNLAAMLLKEETKCFCFLAGHESFAAAEGAIGIARTANKVRKEPLRVILNGLGKDAAFIISRINGFTYVETDYDFATSELKIVREKAYSDGDKAKVKCYGANDVLEGVAIMIHEGVDVSITGNSTNPTRFQHLVAGTYKKWSYENGKKYFSVASGGGTGRTLHPDNMAAGPASYGLTDSMGRMHGDAQFAGSSSVPAHVEMMGLIGAGNNPMVGMTVACAVAVEEALKKA comes from the coding sequence ATGGCTAATTTTGAAGGTAAAGAGAGAAGAATGGCGCAAATCGATAAAGCTCTTGCTGAATACGGTTTTTCTTCTCTTGAAGATGCTAAAGCACTTTGCGACAGCAAAGGAATTGACGTTGACTCTATCGTAAGAAACGTACAGCCTATCGCTTTTGATAACGCTGTATGGGCATATACTTTAGGCTGTGCTATTGCACTTAAAAAAGGTATTAAAACAGCTTCTGAAGCAGCTGAAGCAATCGGTCTTGGCTTACAGGCTTTCTGTATTCCCGGCTCTGTTGCACAGACAAGAAACGTTGGTTTAGGCCACGGTAATCTTGCAGCTATGCTTCTTAAGGAAGAAACAAAATGCTTCTGCTTCTTGGCAGGCCACGAGTCCTTTGCAGCTGCTGAGGGCGCAATCGGTATTGCAAGAACAGCAAACAAAGTAAGAAAAGAACCCTTAAGAGTTATTCTTAACGGTTTAGGTAAGGACGCTGCTTTCATTATTTCAAGAATTAACGGCTTTACCTATGTTGAAACAGATTATGACTTTGCAACAAGCGAGCTTAAAATAGTTCGTGAAAAAGCATATTCTGACGGGGACAAGGCTAAGGTTAAGTGCTACGGCGCTAATGACGTTCTTGAAGGCGTTGCAATTATGATTCACGAGGGCGTTGACGTATCTATCACAGGTAACTCAACTAACCCCACCCGTTTCCAGCACCTCGTTGCAGGAACATATAAGAAGTGGTCATATGAAAACGGCAAGAAGTACTTCTCCGTTGCTTCCGGCGGCGGTACAGGAAGAACTCTTCATCCCGATAATATGGCTGCAGGCCCTGCTTCCTACGGTCTTACAGACTCTATGGGAAGAATGCACGGCGACGCTCAGTTTGCAGGCTCCTCTTCAGTTCCTGCTCACGTTGAGATGATGGGACTTATCGGCGCTGGTAACAACCCCATGGTTGGTATGACTGTTGCTTGTGCAGTTGCAGTTGAAGAAGCTTTGAAAAAGGCTTAA
- the mltG gene encoding endolytic transglycosylase MltG, translating to MEKTVSKKKKIIKYIIISLCAVMLIALASASFLIYADYSALANSFQKVTLNIPKGANTDDIAQLLKENGAIKFPNVFKVYVKLKKAGAGFMRGEHEISCDAGYDGLIQALSQPASNIITVTIPEGFWQAQIVDRFINKGLGTKEEWEKALSEDYDYDFLPEEMGENRFEGYLFPATYNFYSDDSPQIIIDTLLSEFGKRIKKIGLEEKAQQMGLTLSDAIKLASIIQSEVPSLKEMQRVSAVFHNRLNIDMKLQSCVTVMYALGEHKSSVSIADTKTESPYNTYYVKGLPKGPICNPGEDALSACVSPDQDTVEQQYLYFYTPNSKEVVYSKTYAEHKKAIAKNKGGTGTSTVN from the coding sequence ATGGAAAAAACTGTATCCAAAAAGAAAAAAATAATTAAATACATAATAATAAGCTTGTGTGCTGTTATGCTTATAGCTCTTGCCAGTGCTTCATTTTTAATATACGCTGACTATTCAGCCCTTGCAAATTCTTTTCAAAAAGTAACTTTGAACATTCCAAAGGGTGCTAATACCGACGATATTGCACAGCTTCTCAAGGAAAACGGCGCTATAAAATTCCCGAATGTATTTAAAGTTTACGTAAAGCTTAAAAAAGCAGGCGCAGGCTTTATGAGAGGTGAGCACGAAATTTCCTGTGATGCAGGCTATGACGGACTCATACAGGCATTGAGCCAGCCCGCTTCCAACATAATAACAGTTACAATTCCCGAGGGCTTCTGGCAGGCTCAAATTGTTGACAGATTTATCAACAAAGGACTTGGCACTAAGGAAGAATGGGAAAAAGCGCTTTCAGAAGATTACGATTATGATTTTCTGCCTGAAGAAATGGGTGAAAACCGTTTTGAAGGCTATCTTTTCCCCGCTACCTACAATTTTTACAGTGACGATTCACCTCAAATAATAATTGACACTCTTCTTTCCGAATTTGGAAAACGAATTAAAAAAATAGGTCTTGAGGAAAAAGCTCAGCAAATGGGCCTTACCTTGAGCGATGCTATAAAGCTTGCATCAATCATTCAATCGGAAGTACCCTCTTTAAAAGAGATGCAACGTGTTTCAGCAGTTTTTCATAACAGACTTAATATTGATATGAAGCTTCAATCCTGCGTTACCGTTATGTACGCTTTAGGAGAGCATAAAAGCTCTGTTTCTATTGCAGATACAAAGACTGAAAGTCCTTATAATACCTACTATGTCAAAGGATTGCCAAAGGGACCCATCTGCAACCCCGGTGAAGATGCTTTAAGCGCTTGCGTTTCTCCCGACCAGGATACAGTTGAGCAACAGTACTTATATTTTTACACCCCTAACAGCAAAGAGGTTGTTTACTCAAAAACCTATGCAGAGCATAAAAAAGCTATTGCTAAAAACAAAGGCGGAACAGGAACAAGCACTGTTAATTAA
- a CDS encoding CPBP family intramembrane metalloprotease yields MSNSKNKSYANLIVLILFVLLTIFSVFSHEILSKIPLSRYYILSLVTALVFLIPAIILKNKARNKASSFFRLKNFKLRWLPLTFFASLVATIGGVALNAVSLKVLPDGFKALSLNPIASVSWESPLPAILALIIVPAVFEELFFRGAYLSSFGNEKRPIIIFTGAICFAVMHSTPYNFLAPLLAGCIYGTLVYILDSVYPAIFAHLFNNAITCLFFNLNEKLSNAGLGTFLAVASIVIFLISIYVSLREIEKFIKITPKKALTVSQRVQKQKAKYVIADVYFLILIVLWALKIVLQLFKIL; encoded by the coding sequence TTGTCTAATTCAAAAAATAAAAGCTATGCAAACTTAATAGTTCTTATACTTTTTGTTTTGCTTACAATATTCTCTGTTTTTTCTCACGAAATCCTTTCTAAAATACCTCTTTCAAGATATTATATATTAAGTCTTGTAACTGCTCTTGTTTTTCTTATTCCCGCAATTATTCTCAAAAACAAAGCAAGAAACAAAGCATCCTCTTTTTTCAGATTGAAAAACTTTAAATTGCGTTGGCTGCCTCTTACCTTTTTTGCATCTCTTGTAGCAACAATCGGCGGTGTAGCGCTCAATGCAGTTTCTTTAAAAGTATTACCTGACGGATTTAAAGCCTTATCTCTAAATCCTATTGCATCAGTCAGCTGGGAAAGCCCTTTACCTGCTATTCTTGCTCTTATAATTGTCCCTGCTGTTTTTGAAGAACTCTTTTTCAGGGGTGCTTATCTTTCAAGCTTTGGCAACGAAAAGCGTCCTATCATTATTTTTACAGGTGCAATATGCTTTGCCGTTATGCACTCTACTCCCTATAATTTTCTTGCTCCTCTTTTAGCAGGTTGTATTTACGGCACTCTTGTATATATTTTAGACAGCGTATATCCCGCAATATTTGCCCATTTATTCAACAATGCTATCACCTGTCTTTTTTTCAATCTCAACGAGAAGCTTTCAAACGCAGGTCTTGGCACTTTTCTTGCCGTTGCATCAATTGTTATATTCCTTATAAGTATATATGTTTCTCTTCGTGAAATTGAAAAATTTATAAAAATAACACCAAAAAAAGCACTCACCGTTTCTCAGAGAGTGCAAAAGCAAAAAGCAAAATACGTTATAGCTGACGTGTATTTTTTGATTTTGATTGTTTTATGGGCTTTGAAAATCGTATTGCAGTTATTTAAAATCCTTTAA
- a CDS encoding AAA family ATPase, with protein sequence MSNSVGIYAAANEVFETRRQENKKATLRNREKAYKKVPELANIEKQLKELAIKGIRAAIESSNEAESKKAVKKLKSQSLELQAKRAELLYSAGLNLNILDEVVSCKKCNDSGYIGVQMCDCFKKELRHQRYKRSNLGAMLTEQTFKNFDLNYYSDKVDKKLDTSPREHMEQVFKYLKKYCDKLEKNPENLFFTGMPGLGKTFLSTAVAKAVIDNGLDVIYETSNKIFSTYQRAQFEQDEQARADIEEYISTDLLIIDDLGAEFTTSFTVTALFNLINSRLIAKKPIIINSNLTLDEIGDKYDERILSRISGEFTSIYFFGSDIRSKKLATRAKKS encoded by the coding sequence ATGTCAAATTCTGTCGGAATTTATGCTGCCGCAAATGAAGTTTTCGAAACAAGACGGCAAGAAAATAAAAAAGCGACTCTGCGCAACAGAGAAAAGGCTTATAAAAAAGTGCCTGAGCTTGCAAATATTGAAAAACAGCTTAAAGAGCTTGCTATAAAAGGAATTCGTGCCGCTATAGAGTCATCAAATGAAGCAGAAAGCAAAAAGGCAGTAAAGAAATTAAAATCTCAGAGTCTTGAGCTTCAGGCAAAGCGTGCAGAATTGCTATATTCAGCAGGTCTTAATCTTAATATTCTTGACGAAGTAGTCAGCTGTAAAAAATGTAACGATTCGGGCTATATAGGAGTGCAGATGTGCGACTGCTTCAAAAAGGAGCTAAGACATCAAAGATACAAGCGTTCAAATTTAGGCGCTATGCTTACTGAACAAACCTTCAAAAATTTCGACTTGAATTATTATTCCGACAAGGTTGACAAAAAGCTTGACACATCTCCCCGTGAGCATATGGAGCAGGTATTTAAGTACTTAAAAAAATACTGTGATAAGTTGGAAAAAAATCCTGAAAATTTATTTTTTACAGGTATGCCCGGCTTAGGTAAAACCTTTTTATCAACTGCAGTTGCAAAAGCAGTAATAGATAACGGGCTTGACGTTATTTACGAAACCTCAAACAAAATTTTCTCCACCTATCAGCGTGCTCAGTTTGAACAGGATGAGCAAGCAAGAGCAGATATTGAAGAATATATAAGCACCGATTTGCTTATTATTGATGATTTAGGCGCAGAGTTTACAACCTCTTTTACAGTAACAGCCTTATTTAATCTTATAAACTCAAGGCTTATAGCTAAAAAACCGATTATCATCAATTCAAATCTCACCTTAGACGAAATCGGTGACAAGTATGACGAAAGAATTCTTTCAAGAATAAGCGGAGAATTTACATCTATCTATTTCTTCGGAAGTGATATCCGCAGCAAGAAGCTTGCTACACGGGCAAAAAAATCCTAA
- the ugpC gene encoding sn-glycerol-3-phosphate ABC transporter ATP-binding protein UgpC: MASLSLKSIFKKYPGGFEAVKDFNLEIKDKEFIIFVGPSGCGKSTTLRMIAGLEEITDGELYIGDKLVNDVAPKDRDIAMVFQNYALYPHMTVFENMAFGLKLRKVPKDEIKKRVEEAARILDITHLLDRKPKALSGGQRQRVALGRAIVREPKVFLLDEPLSNLDAKLRAQMRTELSKLHLRLGTTFIYVTHDQTEAMTMADRIVVMKDGVIQQVDTPQKLYDRPCNCFVAGFIGSPQMNNIEAVIVEKGGEYFFEFGEENFPIRIKLPESKINDKVKAAVEKPVIIGIRPEHIHNEEMYLTTLTDGIVDVEVEVTELMGAETYLYLDLFGNKITARVKPTTSIRSGDKIKVAIELEKIHIFDKETEMTLVN, from the coding sequence ATGGCAAGTTTATCATTGAAAAGCATTTTCAAAAAATATCCCGGCGGATTTGAAGCCGTAAAAGATTTCAATCTTGAAATCAAGGATAAAGAATTTATAATCTTCGTTGGTCCTTCTGGTTGCGGTAAGTCTACAACTCTCAGAATGATTGCCGGCCTTGAAGAAATCACCGACGGTGAGCTTTACATCGGCGACAAGTTAGTTAACGATGTTGCTCCTAAGGATAGAGATATTGCGATGGTTTTCCAGAACTACGCTCTTTATCCTCATATGACTGTTTTTGAGAACATGGCTTTCGGACTTAAGCTCCGTAAGGTTCCCAAGGACGAAATCAAAAAGAGAGTTGAAGAAGCTGCTCGTATCCTCGATATCACTCACCTTCTTGACAGAAAGCCTAAGGCTTTGTCAGGTGGTCAGAGACAGCGTGTTGCTTTGGGTCGTGCTATCGTTCGTGAGCCTAAAGTATTCCTTCTTGACGAGCCTCTTTCAAACCTTGACGCTAAATTGCGTGCACAGATGAGAACAGAGCTTTCTAAGCTTCACTTAAGATTAGGTACAACATTTATCTACGTTACTCACGATCAGACAGAGGCTATGACCATGGCTGACAGAATCGTTGTTATGAAAGACGGCGTTATTCAGCAGGTTGATACTCCTCAAAAGCTTTATGACAGACCTTGTAACTGCTTCGTTGCAGGCTTCATCGGTTCTCCTCAAATGAACAACATTGAGGCTGTTATCGTTGAAAAGGGCGGCGAGTATTTCTTCGAGTTCGGAGAGGAAAACTTCCCCATTCGCATCAAGCTTCCTGAGTCCAAGATTAACGATAAGGTTAAGGCTGCTGTTGAGAAGCCCGTTATTATCGGTATTCGTCCTGAGCACATTCATAACGAAGAAATGTATCTTACAACTTTAACAGACGGTATTGTTGATGTTGAGGTTGAAGTTACAGAGCTTATGGGTGCTGAAACCTACTTATATCTTGATTTGTTCGGCAACAAGATTACAGCAAGAGTTAAGCCTACAACTTCTATCCGTTCCGGCGATAAGATTAAAGTTGCTATTGAGCTTGAGAAGATTCACATTTTCGATAAAGAGACAGAGATGACTTTAGTTAACTAA